GCACACGGGGACCTAGTTGGGGGTGCTTCCGTGACTTTGGCAGGTGATACCACATGGAGACGTGGGAGTTGGTGGAGCGGCTACTAGGTGCCAGGCCTCTGGTGGCTCCACAGCAGGCGGCGCAGAGGAAAGAGTCGTTCATGCTGAAACTCGTATGGCTACGGGACCATATCCGCCAGATGCCCCCGACGGATGACCTAGAGACCCTCCGACAGTACGCTAGGTGCTACATCATCTTACTGATCAGAGGCTATCTAATGACGCACAAATCGAACAACTTGGTCCACCTGCCTTGGCTCCCACTTCTTCAGGACTTCGGGCGGTGCCAACCGTTATCTTGGGGATTGGCCATGCTGGCCTGGACGTACCAGTCAATGTGCTCGGCGGCACACCGTGGCGTCATGAACATCGCTGACTACACCCCGCTGTTGATGTCCTGGATATACCAGAGATTTTCTCAGTGGTGTCCACCAAAGCGAGGGATCTACATATATCCTATGGCTGCGAGGTAACAACTGTTTATGGCTTTATTTAGTTATCAATTTGTAACTTCTTACgactttctgcataatgaactgcttttattctttttattggtGTCAGGTTGGTTGGATTGTAGCAGTAGAGCAGAGATGAGCATGAGACCAGGGTCCTACGATAGAGAGTAGCGATCGACAGGTTACGATTCGATGAGGTTAGTACCATGTTTGACACCACCACATTTTCATTTTAGTCCTTTATGTTGAATTCATTTTTCGTGCTAATTATTAGTTCTATTACGGTTCTCTCAGTTTGTATGGACATCGTACGACAATCCTGCTCTATAGGCTCTGTGCCCTCCTTGGTTCATCGAGGAGGACGAGTGGGGGACATGTATGTCATTCGTTCCCCTTGTCTGCTTCAATGCTGTGCAGTTTCACTAGGTTGACCGGGTGAAGCGGCAGTTCAATGGAGAGCAGCAGGTGCTTGGCACCCCAGTCAACCTTGACAGGTATCGCTGATGTCTTATTTATCTTTGCTTTTCTGAGTTCAGAGTTAAATTATTACAACCATCACATGTGTCTCAGTCAACCCCATCAGATTAGTTAcatctgtttgttttttttaagacAGGTTCCTGATATCCACTGGCCGGGGTGATGATGTGTGGTGGCCTGACAGACATCATGATTTGTATAGCGGCTGGCAGGGACGTTTTGATCCTGGCCACAGGATCTCCATTCATCACACATTGGACTACAGGCCGACCCAGGAGTATTATGATTGGTGGCGTGGGGCTTGCCGTGTTAGGCACCTATCAGGCAAGGAGGTTTTGAAGGATCCAAGGCATGCCGAATTACTTGCCGACGTACACCCCCACTGCCAACCAGCCGAGGGACGATCTTCACCTTCTCCAGGGCGTGCCGGATCGGCGTAGGCATACGAGGGAGGTTAGGACGGATACCCAGTGACCTGTTAGGAGGGACAGGGTGCTAGAGAGCACAGACCAGGTGAGGGCATTAGGAGGGAGAAGGTCAGGCCTCGTCGGGTGCAGCTGGATGTAAAGTTTGACAAGGAGGCGGGGTATGACCGATATGAGGACCACGGAGACATCCCATCAGATAGGGAGGATTCacctccacctccacctccTCCAGCCCACCACCGCATCCTCTATCCAGTTCAGGAGGGCTGTAGCATCGAGCCATATGGGACACATCACCACTCGGATGGCATGATGCAGGGCCATCCAACAGCCATCGGGAGGAGCAGATGGTTGAGGAGATATTCTTCGACGACGCGTTCCAGCTTCACACTTCTGACCCGGCCTCGATGCAGTGCCTAACCCAGTCATTCGGGACTGGCAAGGAGCAGGATGTCGGACAGTATCAGCATCCATCTGCTCCCGCGCATACCTCGGCCTGGATGCCGCAGATATCTCCTGCATCTGGAGCGTCATACGAGGTGGAGGTTTGACCGGGTGCCCAGTATGCGATACCACCATTGTATGACTACAGTATGTTGCTAACCTCGTCATGGCCTCAGGTGAGCCCTCCATCAGATCCACCATCTCACCCTCAGCCTCAGGTGACCCCTCTTGCTTGGACTCTAAGCGGCGTTGATAAGGTATCTCTTGTCCTTGGCTGACTTGAATCGAGTCATGAAGTTCGCGGTCATGTGTCTAATACAGTAAGCGTAGAACGCCCTAGGAAGATGCCAACCACTATCATCGGCACTGAGTGCAACCTTGATAGCCTGCGATCTATCAGAGATAACTAGCCTACCTTCTTGTGGGGGTGACATGGCATCTCAGATTAGTAAGGAAGAATGACCATGACTCGGTACTCTCGTACTTCACAATGGCAAAAGCAATAGGCGATATTGCTGTTGCCGTCTTGTGCCACTGCAACACCCCACCGTATCTGCCATACAGATGCGTGCCATCGACGGAAACAAATGACTTGCAATGCTTGAAAGCCTTAACACCACAGGATGGAAAAGCTCAAAATATTTTATCGAACATGCTACAGTCATGGACCAGAAGGTGCTCGTCGTAGTACGGTACGGCCCGTAAGTCACAAATAGTTTCTAGGAAACAACTATGCAGCGCCTGAAGTAGTTTCGGCACCTTATTTTATAACTCCTCCCAATCTCTATAGATCTGAGCAATTGCCTTCTACTTCTCCATCCACACCTTTCTGTAGGAGGGTTTGGAGTGATAGCTCTGTCGGACCGCACCTTGCAGCATAGGGATGCTAACAGAGGGGTTGGATTGTATCAACGGCAAGATGACCTTGTAGATGAGACTGCTATCCAACTGACGATGGTCTTGGGATATGGTGGGTGCTAAACAAGTGTGTGTTCTACCAACCCTTTGGACTTCCCTGACGAAATAAAATAGCCATGTTTCAGCCATGGTTCAAAACTACTTAATATATGGCAACCATAAATGAGTAAGTACGGTTCAATTAAACTTGAACTCACCAGTGTCTAAGTTTCTGTCGAAAGGCAACACGGAGACTCTATGGACAACCATTTGCAGCTTGACGGCATTGCACATGGTACTTTAATCAATCTGATTCGATCACCCGGTACTCAGCACTCCTGTGAATACTATAGTTCTTCACACCTTGCGTCACTACATCTCGGCATTTGAATTTGTGGCCAACCTAAAATTCTACCCCACCGTCTATGTTGTAATCCTCTTCCCCTGTGTTGGAAAATGGAGTTCTCTCATGCATGGCATCCAGATCCAATATATGATAGTGACTTGGTACATCTGATAgcgccagaattgcatgcaggGGAGGAGGGGGGAGCAAAACATAGCGCACCACTGTCTCAGCGGGCGTCTCGGGTACAAACTCCTCCTCATCATCCCCTTTAGAAGAATCACTATCGGCAACGTACTTTTCGTCGGAGTCTTCCTTTCCTACCTCCATGTCCTCCACAGGAATGGCGACATGAATGGGTGGTGGTGCAAGAGGTCGGTCGTCCTGTACAAAACCACCACCACAAACATCTCCAACCTCGGCAAAAAGCTCCATCACTTGTTTCGCCGTGATTCTCTCATGGATGTCGAACATGAGTTGCACATGTTCGTCCCCTAGAAGCCGAAACAGTCGAAATCGGAAAATTCCATTACCCAACGGTGCCAGCAACCTATACCTCACTCTTCTGACCTCCCTCGTTTCAGTGCCACCaaagttgctcaatatcaaactcttcaaCTCGGACAACAAACTCACACGTTGAGTGCGCAACAGTATCAAATTCTCACACTCAAATTTCACTCCATTATCGCCATTTCTCATACGACAATTGGGATAAATACACACAACTATGTATACACTATTACTAGCCATTATTGCCTTCGTTTTGTGAGAAAAACAGGACAGGAGAAGATATGAAATTTATGTGGAGAATGTCAAGGATTACACATCCTTTTATAGCTGCTGAAAAATTGTCTCActgtatctcgtttacattgtaaacgaaataattttacatgtatttcgataataatttttaaaattatttaattaagtaattattacatttatttaatttattaaaataaaaaattaaaaaaataaaaaatttattaatttagatatagatataaaaaaatactatttttaaactaaaattaaatattaaaattaatcactatatatatttgtatataaatatatatatttttaaNNNNNNNNNNNNNNNNNNNNNNNNNNNNNNNNNNNNNNNNNNNNNNNNNNNNNNTTATCTAAGCCCGaatacttgattgaaaagaaaattacttaaatcttttataaaacaGAAATACTTATACATTAAAACGAAAAGTCATGGCTCGTTTACATTTATTTCTTCTTACAAAATACACCAACTTATACATGCATATGAAATACTTAGCGTGggtttagataaataatttaattaaattttttttaaaaatatttaaaatataaaaacttataTTAATAGccgtttataaataaattacatcaataaattgaataaattttaaatttatatgcatatttaaaatgtaaaaaatttgtataaatgCTTCAATTGCATATTAAtacaaattgaatttaattgttttaatttacactttttttaatataaatcgaattccttctttaatattaattaaatttaattaattcaaattagtaaGTGTactaataaatcaaatttattaaatttgattaacgAAACTAATAACTTCAATTTAGTAGGAGCAATTTTCATAAACATAAATAGAAGCTATAAGAGTCGAACCACacccaaaataaatcaaatttattgGTTTCAATTTAACATTTTGATGCCCATGCTAAATCGAAATCACTTAATTTGATTTACTATATTTTCATATATGAACAAGTAGTAAATCGAatacattacaaatttttatagtaatcATAAGATCTTTTTAGCCatttataataattacaaaaatgtttgtaataaaaaattttaaaattttataaaaatatttaatttaaagttattataaaaattttcgttaTAGTAGTTAGAAAATGAATAATTATcataagaatttttaaaaattatatcaatgggttaatagtcaaattagtccttaaaaGATAAGGCATTTTAATAGCATACATGACATATAACATGTTTAATTGAATGTTGACTAAATATATTTAcgaaaatatatcaatttagtCATTAAGTCATATTAGgaatataatttttgtaatcgaaaaaaatgactaaataaattttcataaacataTTTAGTCAACATCtaattaattagatttataTGTTATCAATTAACGATTTAGGACATCAATTTTCATCAATTATCTTTGAAAAaccaatttgattaaaaaaaaattttagggatgaatttgaataatgtctTATCTTTCAGGAACTAGTTTGATAATTAACCCCTTTTTTCACCAAAAATAGAAAGACTCGAACCTATAATTTTTAAGTAAGTATAGAAAGACTATCCcttttgagttataattcattgacaatttgactattaatctttataacaatatataaatacaaaatgaatgaacgatttaaaaatatgacaatctttttaatattggaagccaattaatttaaaacgtgatttaaaaataaatttttcttataattacataattataaatttatgataccaaaaatatttcataaaaaacTATTCTAACGTTTGACTTCTAAACAtcgaattatttatttaaataattaaatttttatctaatttaatataataaaaacatttttcgtAATTATTGTAATTATTGTAGATGGCttagaaaatgttatgaatattattaaaatttttgtaatataCTCAATTTACTTGTTCATGTATGAAAATACAGTAAGTCGAATTATGTGATTttgatttaatataaatatcaaaatcatTAAACCAAAACTAATAAATTCTAGTTCGACTCTTATTCCATTTACCTCTATAAAAGTTGCTCCTACTAAATGGAAGCTATTAGCTTCCTTTTATGTAACATGAAATAGTTTTAactaaaatgttttttttaatagtaaatcGATTCTAATGAATTTGATTTACTAATATAcctactaatttaaattaattgaatttgatttacattAGAAAAAGTgtaaattgaaaatatataattgaGACATTTATGAATCACTTTACATTTAGGACATTATGTAAATTTGGAATTCATTCAATTTGTTTACGTtgatttattattcttattactttgtgtttgaattttttactATAGAAGTAATTGTTTTAAAGTTGTTTAAACAAATAGAAGTgataaaatagtttttgaaaaaaaataaatttttttaatttcttcaaaaaaatttaaacaatttttaaaaaattaaaaatatatttaaaaaactgtaccaaataatattaatgtaattttttacaaatcaaaaaaaaaaatacttttcaaaactttttaaataGACTCTTAGTACTTTGGTGCTACAACCTCCGTTAACATTGACGGAAAGAAGttcataattaatataatttaaaatagaataaatctcTGAAATGTGACAATATCATTTCAATcttttcaagaattattttattaaaaactcaattatttaaatacCAAAATGATAGCTTACTTATTTCTTATTAACTTTTGGGTTGGTATGATGGGATGCTATAGAATTTTATTTATGGTAGTCTTACTTTCATGTAAGTCAAATTAGTTAGAGTATAATAACTtatcataaatataaatataaaaaattcaaattaaaaaagaatacaagaatttaattttgatcacaaaagtgaaaattggaattctaaACCACTCCGAAGGCAGGAGCAAGTTTACCTACACGCAATTCACATAAAGTTGGTATGAAAGTGGCGCAGAAAATAGACTTTGCTTCTcaccgaaaaataaaatatagtttttagtttatttatttttttagtgccATTGAGTTGGACAAAATTATCAAAGTTTCAAAGCCACTCGTTGTAAAAATATCTCGAGCTTGTGTTGGTTGGCAAATAACTATTGAGTATTGACGATGAAAGTTCGAGTCCCAACCATCATTCTTTGATCTGTTGGTCCGCTTTCTTTCCTTATCCACATACCATTACGCACAATGAACCTAACCATCAAATATAGTTATCTATAAATCACATTAGCTTttgtctttttgttttctatttaatggatgcatgaaatttttatgattttgtctaGGGATAAATGTTTACAGAAATGTTTCTgttctcttttttattattctttttctttttcactttatAAGAATGATTAAAAAGAAGatattaactcttcataattcattattatttttgtcgaGAATTGgaatcatttttaaaattaaaaaaagcaaaGGATGGTATTTatctttaattattaataaaagaattttaaattattcctaatatattatttttcatatccATTTTATACCTTTTTACAAAATTACTAATCTTATACTCGTCTCTTcgatttagtattttttattttttctacttGTTATCTTTTCTCTCACTCTTATTATCACCACTACATCCTCTCCTTTGCCACAACCGTGGCTAACTCCTCCTCTTTCTTATCCTTCTCCACCTCCTTGTATTATAGTTAATTAAGTTTATTAATAGCCTATAATTAAATTGAAGAATTTAACTTGAATTTAAATTCttagaaattattaaaatcTTTATCAATTACAAAGTTATTTATACAAGTCGATAAAAGATCGTCActattaaaaattatacaattttaaaaaagtttttcaaTGTTTGATAAGTTAACAAAATTGGCTAAAAACATAGCATATGATAATAACTCAAGCATTTGAAAGTCATGTAAGGCAATTCAATATAAATTTTACTTCATGCAATTTTAGTTTTACTACTAATATAGACACTTAACAATTAAGTCATCAGAAAATTTTTTCctatataaaagtaaaatatatatctatgttatttttcttAAGTAAAGTTGCAAAAAAAGTGTGTTCAATATTAAGTCTTCACCCTCTTTCTAGCTATTAGGAGTTTAATTAGAAAGCAATCATATGTATCATTGTTGTATGTTCAATCAATGAAAAATATCTTGAATGAGTGTTAGAGAGTCTCCGATATTTTCTTTAAGTGTTGGTAAATTGGAGATAAAAATAGGATAGtattatttatagaaaaaaaaaactagatcGATGGCTAAGTGCTTGTTTGGGCgccattattttgataaaaaatatctttttttattttttagtgtgtttagcgaatttctaatagtaaaagtaaaagtactagaaaaatcagaaaaatatcttttttgataagctataatttacatctttttttaaaagatcttttttctttaaaaaaaggatgtttttcatgtaataaataaacaaaaaagtacttttatattgtcatatccaaacataattgataaataaaaagatctttttatatgagatacccaaacataaaattacttttacttttttacaaaatctttaaaaaaaataactcaaaaaagagattttttttagaaactcACCTAAACAAATTTTGATAGAGCTATCATTTCTCTCATTTAATGATAGATGTTGGGCTTTGTGAGTTTCAACTTACACGCATCTACTCATATTCACCATGCCCTCTATGTTCTCATGCATCGCAACCGGCCTCCTCCTCGCCCACCACCATAACAAGTAATAACCACCTAACTGCCTTACAAGTAACAAGCCATTTCCACCAAACACATCTTGCACATGAAGTCTCCTTCCTACAATGCATAGTACTAATATAGCTAAACTTCACAACGTGCATTCTTACCCGCCACCAAACTATATCCTAAATTTATTAAGATTCTCATAAGCCGCCCAAGCATTTGAGGATCTTACATCAATAATGCCCAATATTAACTGGGTCTAATTTAATAGTTATATTGAGCTGAGACTTTCATATTAGCTAATTTCACATATGGCAgcaaattacaaaagtgaaacaTAGGGAAAAAATAATTTCGCATATGGCAGCAATTTCGCTTGGTTATTAGATATCTGGCTATGTTTTACTTACGCTAAAGACTCTACCTTTTTGTTGCTAGAATTTCACTACCTACAAATACATCGTAATTAAGTCAATTCGTACCgaattatttttaaaggaaCACAAATGCGCAATGAAACCTTCTTCATACAAAGTTCGAACATCTTATACCATTTTTTCTTagcattttttagttatttttagttagattttatttaattttattaaactttTGTGCAAAAATCTCCTTTAGATGATATTTTGAGTTGTTTTAGTAGTTTTATGATTTCAGATAAAATTCAGAacaatttgatgaaatttagAGCTAAAAATGAAAAAGCTAGCAGCACCCTCCCTGGGCGCTAAATGCCCAACTGGCGGTTAGCGCCAATAGGGGACTCAAGGCCAGAACATGTTGCTTCCTATGGGGAGTTAAACGTCCAAAATGGCATTTAACGTCAGTAGCCGTCCGAATTCGCTTTTCTTGGAGCTTCTCAAGTGGATTTAGCAtgtattagttttattttattttctttttgtatcttttaattacaaacaatatcttttagttttaggatttattattttatttttgcttccaaataaaattaggttaatataaaagggaaaagatctCTTGTATCTCGGATCTCTTCCTTCCCGCACGTTTTGTTTCAGAACCCTAGTTTTTCTGTAAGTCATGAACAGCTAAACCTCTTGGTTAAAGTTatgagctctgtttatttctattgattaatattattattcttctattttaattaatattttgattcaattctaaggattgttttcgttcttaatcttatgaatttaggtggaacgagagtatgacccttattctacacgagttcttgtgattctcgagagagttatctcacttgaactacaacttgaaaataaattcctcctaaattgctaattacttgaactaattgggatatgtgacatataatcctgttAGCTTTGGGTTATTAGGGTTTTTGTGACCATAAAGTAGTTTTGCACTTAACCCTCTACtcggaattaagtgaccacgGGAATGGCGAttaatgaaggttagaggaAACTAAATCActaagggattagggtttagttatttacaatttttcatggaatgaatcatgcattgttaaaatagttagtaagaattTTCAATTCGGAAAGATAAACATCTCCGAAGCCATAACTGTTTTCTCATACTGTTTTCACACCAAACTCCTATTTGTTCTTCTTTACTTgcttatttattgttttatgtGAATTACACCATCAAAACCTCTTTTCTATTCACCTAACTAAGTTCAACTGGATAGCCATTGTTGCTCAGTTTgacaatccttgtgggatcgatcctcactcacctgaggtattacttgataacccggtgcacttgtcggttaaGCTGTGCGAAATCCTGATTTGCGCACCACTTACATACCATGTTGCTATTTTGAATAAGAAATATATGTCGTACCTTCATGTAAATCTCCTTTTCATGGTCACCATGAAAAAAAGCATTGTGAACATCCATTAGGTAGAGTTCCCAATCTTTGGCCATAATTGTAGTAAGCACAGTACGGACAATAACCATCTTCGCTACCAGTATAAAGGTCTCAATAAAATCTATTCCCTCAACATGATGGTTTTCCAAAATGACCAAGCGTGCTTTGAATTATTCAATGCTCCCATATGAGTGATATTTAATGCAATAGTTCCACTTGCACCCAAGGGATTTCTTACTCGGAATCAAGGTGGTAACGTGCTAGGTGTCATTGTCTTGAAATGCTTTAAATTCATCGGTCATGGCTACTATCCACTAAGCATCTGCTTCTAGAAAAGCATGGTGCTTAGGAGAGAAATGTGTACAAGATACATAAGTTGTTTCACTCGATGTCCTCACCCAAGTAAAACTTCAAAAAGGTTCTTCATCTACGTCGCGCAAGGAAGTGGCAGTGGAAGTTTGTTCATCATGAGGACTTTGACATCATATGCGTTTTGCGCATCTTGGTCTAAGGAAGAACCCCCTTTTCATTAAAGGTGGAGTATCATTTAGGTTGGGCCTAAGAGTAATAGCATCACCATAGGTGAACCGAGTCTTGAACTGATTTGATTTCAAGTTTTGATCATTTATGTAATTGACTTGCAATAAATCTGTCAAACCAGGCATAAAATCGGACCCATTGACCTAGTGGATCAATGCCACCTGCACACCCCATAAATGACCAGCATAAATAAAAGTATCCTACAAAAAAGTCCACACACGCCACCTCCTTGCATCATAAAACACATGACCCATGATGTTAGAAACCATTATAAAcactttcttcttttatttgccAGGCAATGTGGGACTTGAGGTTTCATCCAAATTCGATAATCATGCATGAAGACAAAGATTCGAGCTTGCAATCTTCTAGTCTAAAAAAATTGACTATGACCACTATGCCAAATAGTTTCTTACTCCATTTAGTGCTAATAATTTGATATATgcgataaaaatacttattgtCACTAAGCCAACTCCTCTAGTCATACATAGTGCTAccaatatgtatatatataagtatttattaaattagattataatataattagatttatgtgatatttatttaattattattagattgAATGGTTCGACCAGTAATCCACTGGTTGAATCACTGACCCAAGGTCCTAGTAGTTTGATCAGATTGATTATTAATTCAGTTTTGATAACTATAAGCATCAAACATATTAGGCTTAAAAGCACTCATTGTAGAAACACTTTAGATAGTTCCATTGGGTGCGTCCAATCAGGACAAAGAAGCAAGGTGAAATTTATCTTCTTTGAACTTCACATCAAGGGATATGAAGAAAACATTTATTTCCAAATCATAAAATTTCCAACCCTTTTTCTCAAAAGAATACCCAACAAAAACACACTTACGACTTCTACTCTCAAACTTGTCCCCCTCGGTGAGTTGATTGTTTGCACAATAGAGGAAACTAAACACCCTCAAATGATTATACCTTGGTGGCTTTCCATGTATCGTTTCATATGGTGTTTTTCCTTCAAAAACAAATGAAggtgtaaaatttattaaatgttTAACAGTCAAAATATATTCTCCCAAAAACCAAATGGACAGTCCCTTTGAAATCGTAGTACCCGAGTCACATTAAGAATATGCTTGCGTTTTCTTTCCACTCTTCTATTTTGTTGTGGTGTGCTAATGCAAGAGGTTTGATAATTGATTCTATGTTGCAAGAAATATGGGCTTAGACACATGAACTCTGTTCTATTATCACTATATATTCACCCTTTTGACAGGTTTGTTGAACTGTCATTCGACGAGAGTAAAGAAATTAATAAGAATCTTAGAGACCTCTTTCTTTTCACACATTAAGTATATCCATACTGCTCTAGAGTAATCATCCGCTATTGTTAAAAATAAGAAGCTCCACAAGATGAACGGATTTTGTAAGGCCCCCGCATATCAAAATGTATTAAATCAAAGATAGATGTAGCATGATAATCATTCAAAGAAAATTTATCTCTCATTTGTTTTGACATCTCACACACTTCACAAATCTTATTCAAATTATCATGCTTACAATCACTACTTATTTCAGGTAACATTTGAACCACTTTATAGAGAGGATGTCCCATTTGCTTGTTCCAGAGTTCAACTTGATTTTCCACACTAGTCTGATATGCTACTGCT
The Arachis duranensis cultivar V14167 chromosome 5, aradu.V14167.gnm2.J7QH, whole genome shotgun sequence genome window above contains:
- the LOC107490976 gene encoding serine/threonine-protein phosphatase 7 long form homolog, producing the protein METWELVERLLGARPLVAPQQAAQRKESFMLKLVWLRDHIRQMPPTDDLETLRQYARCYIILLIRGYLMTHKSNNLVHLPWLPLLQDFGRCQPLSWGLAMLAWTYQSMCSAAHRGVMNIADYTPLLMSWIYQRFSQWCPPKRGIYIYPMAARLVGL